In the Thermotoga sp. Ku-13t genome, one interval contains:
- the priA gene encoding primosomal protein N' encodes MVYDLAISKVPLRCLYSYTSHEPLEPGERVLVDFHGRKTMGYVVRASDRPADHSLKEITQRLDRASFLDRADVEAIRIISEKFFSPPGLLFDLAFPSFIDDYAETIVESLTPMLGFESLPLEEFLERYGHKTLKGYLNRGYVRLRKCFGRKMPKPRFSKWYVVVKGGLRALSHADDETEYDVIGYLLTNNYATVEQLVESFGINPKKLRHMQQRGLIELTQFLPPHMEGSREWGNPEEALPQTDLILTGHTMEARVRRIVKLIESVVDEGKAVLFLVPFSSLAYVTAGFIRRFLDVNVNVYHARMSKSQRAKVWLDAVSGAVQLVIGTRIAAFLPVKNLGLIVVEESDEDAYYQFEDPVYDAIELIEMRAKLRNIPLVLASCEPRLIDFHRRERFNWFRISVPQPHESSINIVDVRHSKSILSEELIRNVEETMCEGRSVVMLVRRKGFAPYVLCFACNYVLMCPNCDVTLSFHRSENVFKCHQCGYTQKAQAECPNCGARALYPKGVGTERIEKLMKYHFPNARIVRVESEEFEPFEVQEQFAKLQAGEIDILIGSKLVVHGFDTSRVGLISILDYDGLLNQPDYNTRLRMFHLFRKIRNYFNSARILIQTFHPQDTFLKDVFEQEVEKFYMEELKKRQEVNYPPFCDLIQVVLESDLPQTGWEIAKYCVDSLEGETVLGPVEHPIFKRSGKFRHHFLIKTNDVTRTLSRLNEVLIKTGKVGWRIFVNPPKIW; translated from the coding sequence ATGGTGTACGATCTGGCGATCTCAAAAGTTCCGCTCCGCTGTCTTTACTCTTATACGAGTCATGAGCCACTCGAACCTGGAGAACGGGTACTCGTCGACTTTCATGGAAGAAAAACGATGGGTTACGTCGTTCGAGCTTCAGATCGACCCGCCGATCACAGCCTCAAGGAGATCACTCAAAGACTCGATCGAGCGAGTTTCCTGGACCGGGCCGACGTTGAGGCGATCAGAATCATTTCAGAGAAATTTTTCTCACCACCTGGCTTGCTCTTCGATCTCGCCTTCCCATCGTTCATAGATGATTATGCAGAAACGATCGTGGAATCGCTCACACCCATGCTCGGTTTCGAGTCGCTCCCACTGGAGGAATTTCTGGAACGTTACGGTCACAAGACTCTCAAAGGCTATTTGAACAGAGGTTACGTCCGACTGAGGAAATGCTTTGGCCGCAAGATGCCGAAACCCCGCTTCTCGAAATGGTACGTGGTCGTTAAAGGTGGACTCAGAGCGTTGTCCCACGCTGACGATGAAACCGAGTACGACGTGATCGGTTATCTGCTGACCAACAACTATGCAACCGTGGAACAACTGGTCGAATCTTTCGGTATCAACCCCAAGAAGCTCAGGCACATGCAGCAAAGAGGTCTCATCGAACTGACTCAGTTTTTACCGCCGCACATGGAAGGTTCACGTGAGTGGGGGAACCCAGAGGAGGCCCTGCCACAAACCGACCTCATCCTGACGGGTCACACGATGGAAGCGCGCGTTCGCAGGATCGTCAAACTGATCGAGAGCGTCGTCGACGAGGGAAAGGCGGTGCTCTTCTTAGTACCATTTTCCTCCCTTGCTTACGTGACCGCAGGTTTCATAAGAAGATTCCTCGATGTGAACGTGAACGTCTATCACGCACGTATGTCGAAATCTCAAAGGGCAAAAGTTTGGCTGGATGCGGTGAGTGGCGCGGTTCAGCTGGTCATTGGCACAAGAATCGCGGCGTTTCTGCCGGTGAAGAATCTTGGTTTGATCGTCGTTGAGGAAAGTGACGAGGATGCGTACTACCAGTTCGAAGATCCAGTGTACGACGCGATCGAACTGATCGAAATGAGAGCGAAACTGAGAAACATCCCACTTGTTCTGGCCTCGTGCGAACCAAGGCTCATCGATTTTCACAGAAGAGAGCGTTTCAACTGGTTCAGAATCTCAGTTCCTCAACCGCACGAATCGAGCATCAATATCGTGGACGTCAGGCACAGCAAGTCCATCCTTTCTGAAGAACTCATCAGAAACGTTGAAGAAACGATGTGTGAAGGTCGTTCGGTTGTAATGCTCGTGCGAAGAAAAGGATTTGCACCTTACGTGTTGTGTTTCGCGTGTAACTACGTGCTGATGTGCCCTAACTGCGATGTCACGCTCAGCTTTCACAGGTCGGAAAACGTCTTCAAATGCCACCAGTGCGGATACACGCAGAAAGCTCAGGCCGAGTGTCCAAACTGCGGCGCCAGGGCACTCTATCCCAAGGGTGTCGGCACGGAGAGGATCGAAAAACTGATGAAGTACCATTTTCCAAACGCGAGGATCGTAAGGGTGGAATCGGAGGAGTTTGAACCATTCGAAGTTCAGGAACAGTTTGCCAAGCTTCAAGCTGGAGAAATCGATATCCTCATAGGCAGCAAGCTTGTCGTCCATGGCTTCGACACGAGCAGAGTGGGTTTGATATCCATCCTCGATTACGACGGTTTGCTGAACCAGCCCGACTACAACACCAGGCTCAGGATGTTTCATCTGTTCAGAAAGATCCGTAACTACTTCAATTCAGCCAGGATCCTGATCCAGACGTTCCATCCGCAGGATACGTTCCTGAAAGATGTTTTCGAACAGGAAGTCGAAAAGTTCTACATGGAAGAGCTCAAGAAAAGACAGGAGGTGAACTATCCTCCGTTCTGCGACCTGATCCAGGTGGTACTCGAAAGCGATCTTCCCCAGACGGGATGGGAGATCGCAAAATACTGCGTTGACTCGCTCGAGGGTGAAACCGTGCTGGGACCTGTAGAACATCCGATATTCAAAAGATCAGGCAAATTCAGGCACCACTTTTTGATCAAGACGAACGATGTTACGAGAACTCTGTCCAGGCTCAACGAGGTCCTGATCAAAACGGGAAAGGTCGGCTGGCGTATCTTCGTTAACCCACCGAAAATCTGGTGA
- the pyrR gene encoding bifunctional pyr operon transcriptional regulator/uracil phosphoribosyltransferase PyrR, with translation MVKRIRVLSEEDIRRSLLRIAHEILERNRGLESVVLLGILTRGAYLAQRLAGFLRSIEGKDVPVGKLDVRPFRDDDKRTDEDLSEIPFDLRDKIVVLVDDVLFTGRTVRAALDAVSKRGRPKAVQLAVLVDRGHRELPIRADFVGKNLPTSKTRERINVCLKEYDGEDAVYIVHLEE, from the coding sequence ATGGTGAAACGAATAAGGGTACTGAGTGAGGAAGACATAAGAAGATCTTTGCTGAGGATCGCACACGAGATTCTCGAGAGGAATCGTGGATTGGAGAGTGTCGTTCTGCTCGGTATCCTGACGAGGGGAGCATACCTCGCCCAGCGTCTCGCGGGTTTCCTCAGGTCCATAGAAGGTAAGGATGTGCCCGTCGGTAAACTTGATGTCAGGCCTTTTAGAGACGACGACAAGAGAACCGACGAAGACTTGAGCGAGATACCCTTCGACCTTCGTGACAAAATAGTGGTGCTCGTGGACGACGTCCTGTTCACGGGAAGAACTGTGCGAGCCGCGCTCGACGCCGTTTCGAAGCGTGGAAGACCGAAGGCAGTTCAACTGGCCGTCCTGGTCGATAGGGGCCACAGAGAACTGCCCATAAGGGCGGATTTCGTTGGTAAAAATCTACCGACCTCCAAGACACGTGAGAGGATCAACGTGTGCTTGAAAGAATATGACGGAGAGGACGCCGTCTACATAGTACATCTGGAGGAGTGA
- the tgt gene encoding tRNA guanosine(34) transglycosylase Tgt translates to MSERAPSNARESKFEVVYKNGAARLGRIKTSHGAFETPIFMPVGTNANVKLMRSDELKKIGATIILANAYHVAVRPGLDVIELHGGLHRFMSWDGGILTDSGGFQMFSLKNFRKVSDDGVIFVSPYDGSKLFLTPELSMDIQMILGSDIVMVLDHCPAIDASYTEALEATKRTHAWAEKCLRHGVREGQLLFAIAQGGAFEDLRKASARHLSQMDFDGFAIGGLSLGEPFEMTLQLAYATISELPEDKPRYFMGGGSPRTIIELVSLGVDMFDSVYPTRLARHGAALTSEGRINIKSSQYRKDLSPIDPRCDCLVCKSHTRSYVHHLFNRGETLAGMLLTYHNLYFMFRFMERVRKAIMDGGLEEMRKEVAEVYEERGENVVGVLASGHDSLRRHS, encoded by the coding sequence ATGTCAGAGAGAGCGCCAAGCAACGCGCGGGAATCGAAGTTTGAAGTGGTTTATAAGAACGGTGCAGCGAGACTTGGGAGAATAAAAACCTCACACGGAGCGTTCGAAACTCCGATTTTTATGCCTGTCGGTACGAACGCCAATGTGAAGCTCATGAGGAGCGATGAGCTGAAAAAGATCGGCGCAACCATAATTCTGGCGAACGCTTACCATGTGGCCGTGAGACCCGGCCTGGACGTCATAGAGCTGCACGGGGGTCTGCACAGGTTCATGTCGTGGGACGGAGGAATCCTCACGGACAGTGGAGGATTCCAGATGTTCAGCCTGAAGAACTTCAGAAAGGTCTCCGACGACGGTGTGATTTTCGTTTCCCCATACGACGGTTCGAAACTGTTCCTGACACCCGAACTGTCAATGGACATCCAAATGATCCTCGGTTCAGACATTGTAATGGTTCTGGATCACTGCCCCGCCATAGATGCCAGCTACACGGAAGCCTTGGAGGCAACGAAGAGGACCCACGCATGGGCAGAGAAATGTCTCAGACACGGTGTCAGGGAGGGACAGTTGCTTTTTGCGATCGCTCAGGGTGGGGCGTTCGAAGATCTCAGGAAAGCCAGTGCGAGGCATCTTTCTCAAATGGATTTCGACGGTTTTGCCATAGGAGGTCTGAGCCTGGGAGAACCTTTCGAGATGACGCTCCAGCTTGCATACGCAACGATATCGGAATTGCCAGAAGATAAACCCAGGTACTTCATGGGTGGTGGCTCTCCGAGAACGATCATCGAGCTGGTATCACTCGGAGTAGATATGTTCGACAGCGTCTATCCGACGCGACTGGCACGTCACGGAGCGGCGCTGACCTCTGAGGGGAGAATCAACATAAAATCGTCCCAGTACAGAAAGGATCTTTCACCCATAGATCCCCGCTGTGACTGTCTGGTGTGTAAAAGTCACACTAGATCTTACGTGCACCACCTGTTCAACAGAGGAGAGACACTCGCAGGAATGCTCCTGACCTACCACAACCTTTATTTCATGTTCAGGTTCATGGAACGTGTGAGAAAAGCTATAATGGATGGTGGACTCGAGGAGATGAGAAAGGAGGTGGCTGAAGTTTATGAAGAACGTGGGGAAAATGTTGTTGGTGTTCTTGCTTCTGGGCACGATAGCCTTCGCCGACATAGTTGA
- a CDS encoding cyclodeaminase/cyclohydrolase family protein → MSFEKMQIRDFVERVADKSPTPGGGAVSAIVACLAAALNEMVAQLTLSRQDYADWHAEMERVTEEMEEIRHALLELSEADAKAFDEVMNAYRMPKETEEEKEKRKKCIQEALKHAAQVPYEICRYSRDVVKTAQAVAKWGNVNAISDAVSAAELAYGAFQAAKANVLINLKSIKDEAFVENMKHELRTFTGEVEGALRDVRESAKQRAGIEV, encoded by the coding sequence ATGAGTTTTGAAAAGATGCAGATCAGAGACTTCGTGGAGAGAGTGGCCGACAAGAGTCCGACGCCTGGTGGAGGGGCTGTGAGTGCCATCGTGGCGTGTTTGGCTGCCGCCTTGAACGAAATGGTGGCCCAGCTGACGTTGAGCAGGCAAGATTATGCAGACTGGCATGCAGAAATGGAACGCGTGACCGAGGAGATGGAGGAAATCAGGCACGCACTGCTAGAATTGTCTGAAGCGGACGCGAAAGCTTTCGACGAGGTCATGAATGCGTACAGAATGCCCAAGGAGACGGAAGAGGAGAAAGAGAAAAGGAAAAAGTGCATACAGGAAGCGTTGAAACATGCCGCACAGGTTCCTTACGAAATCTGCAGATATTCCAGAGATGTCGTCAAAACTGCCCAGGCGGTCGCCAAATGGGGAAACGTCAACGCCATATCGGACGCAGTCAGCGCCGCAGAACTCGCCTACGGGGCGTTCCAGGCCGCGAAGGCGAATGTTTTGATAAATCTCAAATCGATAAAAGATGAGGCCTTCGTTGAAAACATGAAACATGAACTCAGAACGTTCACTGGTGAAGTGGAGGGAGCTTTAAGAGATGTCAGAGAGAGCGCCAAGCAACGCGCGGGAATCGAAGTTTGA
- the deoC gene encoding deoxyribose-phosphate aldolase: MSSLEEKIEERIVEYQKYYRFELPQRNIGVQEVTSAIEHTLLRPTATEEEIDRLCDEAVEYGFYGVCVSPVYVRRAVERLKGSNVKVVSVVGFPLGTNTQYCKAREAEELVELGADELDMVLSIPMIKSKDYKYVYEDIRSVVEASQGKSVKVIIETCYLTQEEKIAACVIAKLAGAQFVKTSTGFGPAGAVVEDVHLMKWCVPELGVKASGGIRTYQQAVQMLLAGACRIGTSSGVNIVKEGVSR, translated from the coding sequence TTGAGCAGTCTCGAAGAAAAAATAGAAGAAAGGATAGTCGAATATCAGAAATACTACCGCTTTGAGCTGCCGCAGAGGAACATCGGTGTTCAGGAGGTTACGTCCGCGATAGAGCACACACTTTTGAGGCCTACAGCCACAGAGGAGGAGATAGATAGGCTCTGCGATGAAGCTGTCGAGTACGGATTCTACGGTGTATGTGTCAGTCCCGTGTACGTCAGGCGGGCGGTGGAACGTCTCAAAGGTTCGAACGTGAAAGTGGTCAGCGTTGTAGGATTCCCGCTGGGCACGAACACCCAGTACTGCAAAGCGAGAGAAGCTGAGGAGCTAGTCGAACTCGGTGCCGATGAGCTCGACATGGTGTTGAGTATTCCCATGATCAAATCGAAGGACTACAAATACGTCTACGAGGATATCAGATCCGTCGTCGAAGCGAGTCAGGGAAAGTCCGTGAAGGTCATCATCGAAACGTGTTATCTGACGCAGGAAGAAAAGATCGCGGCCTGTGTCATTGCAAAACTTGCAGGCGCTCAGTTCGTCAAAACGTCCACCGGATTTGGTCCGGCTGGAGCGGTAGTAGAAGATGTCCATCTCATGAAATGGTGCGTTCCAGAGCTCGGTGTCAAGGCGTCCGGTGGCATAAGAACTTACCAGCAGGCGGTGCAGATGTTGCTCGCCGGCGCCTGCAGGATCGGAACCAGTTCTGGTGTTAACATAGTGAAAGAGGGGGTTTCGAGATGA
- a CDS encoding HD domain-containing protein — MLDRQTALNLLNEHVKTKNLVKHCLAVEAIMKALARRFGQDKDLWGLAGLLHDLDYEYTKDKPELHGFKTVEILQSYDVPRQVLDAILAHCEKKERETLMEKAIYAADPTSGFIVAAALINPEKSLSVVDVDFLKRRFKEKLFAKGASREQMMKCEEMGLSLDEFFDISLNAMKAIKEDLGL, encoded by the coding sequence ATGCTTGACAGGCAGACGGCTTTGAACCTGTTGAACGAGCATGTGAAAACGAAGAACCTGGTGAAACACTGTCTGGCGGTGGAAGCGATCATGAAAGCTTTAGCACGAAGGTTCGGCCAGGACAAAGATCTCTGGGGTCTTGCGGGTTTGCTCCACGATCTGGACTACGAATACACGAAGGATAAACCTGAGTTGCACGGGTTCAAGACTGTCGAAATTCTTCAATCTTACGACGTTCCAAGGCAAGTTCTGGACGCGATACTTGCTCACTGTGAAAAGAAAGAACGAGAAACTTTGATGGAAAAAGCCATCTACGCCGCCGACCCGACGTCCGGTTTCATAGTTGCGGCTGCGCTCATTAACCCCGAAAAATCCTTATCAGTCGTCGATGTGGATTTTCTGAAACGAAGGTTCAAAGAGAAACTTTTCGCCAAGGGGGCAAGCAGAGAACAGATGATGAAATGTGAAGAGATGGGCCTCTCACTGGATGAATTCTTTGACATATCACTCAATGCCATGAAGGCGATCAAGGAAGATCTCGGTTTGTGA
- the radC gene encoding DNA repair protein RadC: MRGGYGVLKPRERMKAAGSEGLSIEELLAIILRTGKKGKSVYELAQEIIHRFDGSLRALSNASLEEIAAIDGVGLAKAASVKAALELGKRLYTELAKPRTVLTNPTAVFEFCHDMRLYDKEIARVLLLDSKLSLITYSDVTVGTNNQTLLHPRDVFRLAVRANANALILVHNHPSGDPSPSRDDETITLSMVEAGRILGIKLVDHVIIGRNSYYSFRAARKISEN, from the coding sequence ATTCGAGGGGGATATGGCGTGTTGAAACCACGTGAGAGAATGAAAGCCGCTGGTTCCGAAGGTCTGTCGATCGAAGAACTCCTTGCCATAATTCTGAGAACTGGCAAAAAAGGCAAGAGTGTGTACGAGCTGGCACAGGAAATCATCCACAGGTTCGATGGTTCGTTGAGAGCTTTGTCGAACGCGTCGCTCGAAGAAATAGCAGCCATAGACGGTGTGGGACTGGCGAAAGCAGCAAGTGTCAAGGCCGCACTCGAGCTTGGGAAGCGTCTTTACACAGAACTCGCAAAACCACGGACAGTTTTGACCAATCCTACAGCCGTATTCGAATTCTGCCACGACATGAGGTTGTATGATAAGGAGATCGCACGCGTTTTACTCCTTGATAGCAAACTTTCCCTGATCACTTACAGCGATGTAACCGTTGGCACGAACAACCAAACGCTCCTGCACCCTAGAGATGTTTTTCGACTCGCCGTGCGCGCGAACGCCAACGCCCTGATCCTCGTGCACAACCACCCATCCGGTGATCCTTCTCCCAGCAGAGACGATGAGACGATCACACTGAGCATGGTTGAAGCCGGACGCATCTTGGGCATAAAACTTGTGGATCACGTCATAATTGGCAGAAACAGCTATTACAGTTTCAGAGCAGCGAGAAAGATCAGCGAAAACTGA
- a CDS encoding Maf family protein: MGMILERFEIITPKVDEPHFSTPQETVEKLALLKAVSVFESNRDALVIAADTVVDLDGEILGKPSDEFEAREQLLKLMGRWHQVHTAVAIVSEHETWLNLKSASVKFRDVPSDFVFFYSSRYSLDKAGSYGLQDIGAVFVERVVGDPYVVIGLPVYEVWNYLYSRGIWRVETT, translated from the coding sequence ATGGGAATGATACTTGAAAGATTCGAAATCATCACACCGAAGGTTGACGAACCACACTTTTCCACACCCCAGGAAACAGTCGAAAAACTTGCATTGCTCAAAGCCGTGAGCGTTTTTGAAAGCAACAGAGACGCCCTGGTCATCGCCGCCGACACGGTAGTCGATCTGGATGGCGAAATACTGGGTAAACCATCGGACGAGTTCGAAGCGCGTGAGCAATTGCTCAAACTCATGGGTCGGTGGCACCAGGTACACACTGCGGTCGCAATAGTGAGCGAACATGAAACGTGGCTCAATCTCAAGTCTGCGAGCGTGAAATTCAGGGATGTTCCCTCGGATTTCGTTTTTTTCTACTCCTCGAGATACTCACTGGACAAAGCTGGTTCTTACGGGCTCCAGGACATCGGAGCAGTCTTTGTTGAACGTGTGGTTGGAGATCCGTACGTTGTCATTGGCCTACCAGTTTACGAGGTCTGGAATTATCTGTATTCGAGGGGGATATGGCGTGTTGAAACCACGTGA
- a CDS encoding Gx transporter family protein: MNVRRMALISSLASLGSIIYFLETFIPFPLPYGRWGLSNLVVLVAVMLYDFKTVLAVSFLKSVVGSLITGRLFSIVSLMSVAGSVAAATSEYVAYKTSIFGLVGISVLGSVANNVVQALVGAMSIKSWSFLLILPQMLFLGVPGAILNAYLAERVVRRAKDNSGFSVAQESTDNGNDT; encoded by the coding sequence GTGAACGTTCGAAGGATGGCTTTAATTTCGTCCCTCGCCTCCCTCGGCAGTATCATCTATTTTCTTGAAACCTTCATACCGTTCCCGCTGCCTTACGGTCGCTGGGGTTTATCAAACCTGGTTGTTCTGGTTGCGGTGATGCTGTATGACTTCAAGACGGTTTTAGCCGTGAGCTTTCTGAAGAGCGTCGTTGGTTCCCTTATCACTGGAAGGCTCTTCAGCATTGTGTCTCTCATGTCTGTGGCAGGCTCGGTAGCAGCTGCGACGAGCGAATACGTCGCTTACAAGACTTCCATATTTGGGCTGGTCGGCATCAGCGTTCTTGGCAGTGTTGCCAACAATGTGGTACAGGCACTCGTCGGTGCCATGAGTATAAAAAGCTGGTCTTTCCTGCTCATCCTTCCACAAATGCTTTTTCTCGGTGTACCTGGAGCGATTCTCAACGCTTATCTGGCAGAGAGAGTGGTGAGACGTGCGAAGGATAATTCTGGCTTCAGCGTCGCCCAGGAGAGCACAGATAATGGGAATGATACTTGA
- a CDS encoding NusG domain II-containing protein: protein MNKRDKLFKKRDLFLIISLVAVFLGLYWGRTRDAQTVEIFVGGKLSMRIRTAGSYELYDGGKYLMKVIFDGQKVHVEDANCPLKICEKTGRVGPGGVIICVPNKVLIKFRKISSEGVDVMTW from the coding sequence ATGAACAAACGCGATAAGCTCTTCAAGAAGCGTGATCTTTTTCTCATCATATCACTGGTGGCAGTTTTTCTTGGTCTTTACTGGGGAAGAACTCGAGATGCTCAAACAGTTGAAATTTTCGTTGGCGGGAAACTGTCCATGCGGATCAGAACAGCCGGATCGTACGAGCTTTACGATGGCGGCAAATACTTGATGAAAGTGATCTTCGACGGTCAAAAGGTTCATGTCGAAGATGCCAATTGCCCTCTGAAAATCTGTGAGAAGACTGGGCGTGTAGGACCTGGCGGTGTGATCATCTGCGTACCCAATAAAGTGCTCATAAAGTTTAGAAAGATTTCCAGCGAAGGCGTGGATGTGATGACCTGGTGA
- a CDS encoding FAD:protein FMN transferase, whose translation MRQKDSKNLLKLDRRILLAAVSLVSVVLIIFLTSFLKSPPSYYELTGFTLGTYCRIVVSSKKGSKVLAQVIFNELDRIYKKFNPNDPASVISRINASNDWVDIDEETFVLLDAAVRLSKLTNGAFDPTLGELIRLWGFDKIAETIPSRVPSPKEIEEALKHAGTDKLELDFQRRRVRLLNGAKLDLGGIAKGYALDRAYQVAKEVDKDCTGFVEAGGDIRILGPKFGSRPWVIGVRNPRQGDAVIAYLYLTSGAVATSGDYERYFEIGGVRYHHILDPRTGFPARGAISVTVVADNAVTADALSTAGFVMGTEWEYVVLEFPKFGGNVLMVTEDGSIRRSPAMAVYEQTR comes from the coding sequence GTGCGGCAGAAAGATAGTAAGAATCTTTTGAAGCTTGATAGAAGGATCCTGCTGGCTGCCGTTTCTCTCGTTTCCGTTGTGCTGATCATTTTTTTAACGTCTTTTCTGAAATCACCTCCGAGCTATTACGAACTGACCGGTTTCACCCTCGGAACCTATTGCAGGATCGTGGTCTCTTCCAAAAAAGGTTCCAAAGTTCTGGCCCAAGTCATATTCAACGAACTCGATAGAATTTACAAGAAGTTCAATCCCAACGATCCGGCGAGCGTGATCAGCAGGATCAATGCTTCGAACGATTGGGTCGACATCGATGAGGAAACTTTCGTCCTACTCGATGCAGCCGTCCGTCTCAGCAAACTCACCAACGGTGCTTTCGATCCAACCCTGGGCGAACTGATCCGCCTCTGGGGTTTCGATAAGATCGCAGAAACAATTCCAAGCAGGGTTCCTTCGCCCAAGGAAATTGAAGAAGCTCTCAAGCACGCTGGAACAGACAAATTAGAACTGGATTTTCAAAGAAGAAGGGTGCGACTTCTGAATGGGGCAAAGCTGGATCTTGGAGGAATAGCGAAAGGTTACGCCCTGGATAGGGCGTACCAGGTGGCAAAAGAAGTCGATAAGGATTGCACGGGCTTCGTTGAAGCTGGTGGGGATATCAGGATACTCGGCCCGAAGTTCGGCTCCAGGCCCTGGGTGATTGGTGTGAGGAACCCCAGGCAGGGTGATGCAGTCATAGCATATCTGTATTTGACCTCAGGCGCGGTTGCAACTTCCGGTGATTATGAAAGATACTTCGAGATCGGAGGGGTTCGTTATCATCACATACTCGATCCCAGGACCGGTTTTCCCGCCAGAGGGGCCATCTCGGTCACCGTAGTTGCGGACAACGCGGTAACGGCGGATGCACTTTCAACGGCCGGGTTTGTCATGGGAACAGAGTGGGAATACGTGGTACTCGAGTTCCCAAAGTTTGGAGGAAACGTTCTCATGGTCACAGAAGACGGCTCGATAAGACGCTCACCAGCGATGGCTGTCTATGAACAAACGCGATAA
- the amrS gene encoding AmmeMemoRadiSam system radical SAM enzyme: MQRMALYFSTLDENKIKCELCPHHCVLEDGQVGLCLARRNQGGVMEALNYGEITSIALDPIEKKPLFHFNPSEYILSVGTFGCNMKCFFCQNWEISQQVAPTKRVSPQQLVSIAQSRGSRGIAYTYNEPFIWYEFVLDTSRVAAKEGLYNALVTNGMIEKEPLKLLLQSIHAVNIDLKAFDERTYARLGGDLKTVLNTIEMCVKANVHVEITTLIVPQVNDDLKLLEEEFRWIASLDRSIPLHLSRYYPSYKYNAPATSPAFLIEAYNLAKKYLDFVYIGNLWDPEYEKTVCPDCGTLSIVRRGYEVQIVGLDTEGRCSKCGRKIVRIF; this comes from the coding sequence GTGCAGAGGATGGCGCTTTACTTTTCCACCCTGGATGAAAACAAAATCAAATGCGAACTGTGCCCCCATCACTGCGTGCTCGAAGATGGACAGGTTGGCCTTTGCCTTGCCCGGCGCAATCAGGGTGGAGTGATGGAGGCGCTGAACTACGGCGAAATAACCTCCATCGCTCTGGATCCGATCGAGAAAAAACCGCTGTTCCACTTCAACCCCTCGGAGTACATACTCTCTGTGGGAACGTTCGGTTGTAACATGAAATGCTTCTTTTGCCAGAACTGGGAGATCTCACAGCAGGTTGCACCAACGAAACGCGTCTCGCCACAGCAGCTTGTCTCGATCGCGCAGAGCAGGGGATCCCGAGGCATAGCGTACACGTACAACGAGCCGTTCATCTGGTACGAGTTCGTCCTCGACACATCGAGAGTTGCGGCGAAAGAAGGTCTCTACAACGCGCTCGTAACAAACGGTATGATCGAAAAAGAACCTTTGAAACTCCTGCTTCAATCTATTCATGCTGTGAACATCGACCTCAAAGCCTTCGACGAACGTACTTACGCGAGACTTGGCGGAGACCTCAAAACGGTGCTGAACACTATAGAAATGTGCGTTAAAGCCAACGTGCACGTCGAGATCACGACGTTGATCGTGCCACAGGTGAACGACGATCTGAAACTTCTCGAAGAAGAGTTCCGCTGGATAGCAAGTCTCGATAGGTCCATACCCTTGCATCTTTCCAGATACTATCCATCTTACAAATATAACGCTCCGGCAACGTCGCCAGCGTTCTTGATCGAAGCTTACAATCTCGCCAAGAAGTATCTCGACTTCGTCTACATCGGGAACCTCTGGGATCCCGAATACGAGAAAACGGTGTGTCCGGACTGCGGAACGTTATCAATCGTTCGTAGAGGTTACGAGGTGCAGATCGTTGGACTCGACACGGAGGGAAGGTGCAGCAAGTGCGGCAGAAAGATAGTAAGAATCTTTTGA
- the amrA gene encoding AmmeMemoRadiSam system protein A, whose protein sequence is MKGHHPFVKWAIKSIESYILDRRMVDPIKDGAPEELLNRRAGAFVSLHLLDGSLRGCIGTFMPTRSNLALEIRDNAIAAATQDPRFEPVTAEELDDIEVTVDILSEPEKVTDTSQLDPKKYGVIVVSGYRRGLLLPDLPGVDSVEEQLRIALRKAGISERERFDVYRFTVERYH, encoded by the coding sequence ATGAAGGGTCATCATCCGTTCGTGAAGTGGGCGATCAAGAGCATCGAGAGTTACATTCTGGATAGAAGGATGGTTGATCCAATCAAAGATGGTGCACCGGAAGAATTGTTGAATCGCAGGGCAGGGGCTTTCGTCAGCCTGCATCTTCTCGATGGGTCTTTGAGAGGATGCATCGGGACTTTCATGCCGACCAGATCAAATCTGGCGCTCGAGATCAGAGACAACGCGATCGCTGCCGCAACACAGGATCCTCGATTTGAACCGGTGACGGCGGAAGAGTTGGACGATATCGAAGTCACAGTGGATATACTCAGCGAGCCGGAGAAGGTAACAGACACCAGTCAGCTCGATCCGAAAAAGTACGGCGTGATCGTTGTGAGTGGTTACAGGAGAGGGTTGCTGCTGCCCGATTTGCCCGGTGTGGACAGCGTTGAAGAACAACTCCGAATAGCACTCAGAAAGGCGGGGATTTCGGAGCGAGAACGTTTTGATGTGTACAGGTTCACAGTCGAGCGGTACCATTGA